Genomic segment of Nostoc commune NIES-4072:
TAAGTTGAAATCTATTTTTTAATGGGCAGATATTTAAAATTATTTCTCTTCAGTTAATTATCATGATTATCTTTCAAAAAATCATAATTAGATAGAAGTTTTCTATGTAAAGAAGAGGATTTTATCTTCTTTTGTTTTCAAAATGAGAATTGCTGATTGCCTACCCCGAATTATTGAGGGGATACGCAACAAAGGTGAATTCCTGGCAGAGCCGTTGGTAAGTCCAGACCACGCAAATCTTTGGGCGTGGTCTACACCGAAAATAATGAGCATCGATGTCAAGCTCCTGTTGAAGACGACAGGGGTATATGTAATGTATATACCCGTTGGCAACGTCTGCCGTAAGCATCGCACTTATCCTAATATTTTCTCAATTTCTTTTAGGATCTCAGCTAAAAAAGGAGCATCTGATTTAACGATATTATCCTCACTTCTATCATGTTTATGATGAGGAAAGGTGGTCAGATTTAATTTTCGGTGATGTTCAGTATTGTCATAGCGAAAAATTAGATTATTCTCTGAATTCATATATTGATAGCTATACATTTTTCTATCAAGTGATATTTCAACATAAACAAATTCCCTCAAATGCAGCAAGGAGTTATCTTTAAATTCGAGTTTGGCTCTGATAAAACCTTCATATATTCCTCTTTTTTCAGTTTCTACATGGAATAATTTAACTATTTCTGAGGATTCAATTAAAAGCCGAATTTGCTGAAAATAATCTTCAATCAACAAAATCAATCTCCTCTATGGATTCTTTTGTTTGTTGTAAATGTGCCAACATTCGAGCTTCTCCAATCCACTCATCAAAGTCAAAATTATGAGATAATTCATCATTATTAAACTGAGTGATAAATTCCTCAGTTGATAATTTATATTTAGTTTCAAATTCCTGAATCCGTTCTTCTGTTCTTTTGATTCCTGCTGTCACACTCTGTAATCTTTCTGACAACGCACTTTGAATAATGCGTCTGAGTGAATCTGGATCTTTTGACCGGAGTTTGAGTTCAGCCATTATTTTTCCTCTCCTGCTACTGTTGAATTCACAAAATAGTCATTGAATGAGCAGTTGTTATTCTATATGGAAATGGAAAATAATCTGTGAGCAATGGCACTTTTTCGATTCCACAAGTTAGTCCATCACTTAAAACAGTTATCAGTTATCAGTTAAAAACCAAGAACTTTACGACTTGACTGATAACTGTTTACTATTAAAAGCCATTGCCCATCTAAAATGGCTCTTTTATAGTAAACTCATACTATTATTTCTTACCTGCTTGCACACGCCCTTTTGTACCTTGTGTCACTTTCGATTCCTCTTCTTTCTTGCTAGAGTTGACCATTTTAACCAAGTGGTGATTTAGATAACTTTGCGCCGAGATATACAGACTTTCCCAAATCTCTTGATTGCGGCTGATTTTTGTACCGACTGTATTTCCTGCTGTTTTCTCCGATACCAAGTATTTACGGAAATAGTTATTCCACAGATGTTGCAGGAAATCTTCGGCAAATTCGTTAAACGGCAGAATCCATTTATAGTCCTTGTCCAAAAATACCCGATAGGACGCAATTATCGGTAATGCGAGGTCAGTTGGCGCACCAAACCCAAAAGAGTACTTACTGTCTGGCAACAATGTAGTTTTACGTATATCAATTGATGCTAAATCGTTGGCACCCTTCCTTCTGGGATTGCTGATATGGTCTTGAATGATTTCGTACAATCTTTGCTCTATCCACAGAGCTTGAGAGAGCAGAGGCAGTAAAGCAGTTAATCTTTCCCTTTCTGCATCTGTAATGTTAGAGGGAAGGCTCATCCCTGCTGGGTGTTTGGTTCGTTGATTGCCGTCGGGATTGTATTTATTTCTGTCGAGGCAGTAAAGGAGCTTGAGCAAATGGGTGACATTGCACTGGGCATTTCTGGGAGCGCCGCTTTGGTTTTGGTAATAGGCGATGCGGAATTTTCTATCTTCTTTCTGTTCTAACTGGGCTAGGTACTGCTTGAGAAATTTGTAATCTCCTCTGGCGTTGACTTTGGAGCGAGAATCTACTGGCGTTGTGGTATTTGAAGCTAGGGCTATATCCTTGGCTGATTCTTCAGTCAGCCCGATGTGAATCGTAACTTTTACTCTGGCCTGGGTTAAGTCGTATTTATAGTTTTTAGCTTGTTCAAAAGCTAGAACTGTATGTCCACCGTTGATAATTCCATCGCTACCCCCCTCGTTAGCTTCTAAAATCTCCAGTTCTAGTTCAGTTTTGTTCTTGACAGGTTTAGCAATATTAGCCGATAGAACGATTCCACTGTGACGGGAGAAGAATTTTTCGGGTTCGGTTGTCAGTGAGTCGAAAACTTGTCTGTAGGTCGCGCTTTTGCGGTTCGGTTCGCGGATATTCGGTTCTAGGGGTAGGTCTGTTGGAAACGAATCTACATGAGCAGTGGCGATGATGCAATTGGGATTGGCTTGAAAATAGTTATCTATCTTAATGTTCCAAGTCTTGGGCATAGTTTGTTTGCAATGTCAGGGGAATTTCTATGTTAACCAAAACCCTTAATATGTCGCCCAAGTCTTCATCTTCAAGGCACTCCCCCGTAATTACAGAAGCTCAGATTTCAGCCGGAGGCAAGTCTGAGTAGTTCACTCGGATTCTTCACCTAGATCAGATTGGCGACTGTTGCGAACATGAAGAATTGCTACAGTATTTTCTGACACGACAAATAAAACTCTATATTTTCTTCGTTTTCCAACCCAGAGTTGCCGAATTTCACGACCGATCGCTGGTGCTTCTGGTGCTATGCTACAGCGATTAGGAAATTCTTTCAATGAAGCGATAGCGTCAAGAAGTTCATAATACCAGCTATTGGGAGCAACGCGATTTTGTGAGGTGCTAAAATCTGGGACGTATATAGCTTGTTTCAGGATGCGATCGCAACTAAAAAACCAGATTTTGTTGAGAATATAGGGGTGTAATTGAGAACTAAACCCCGATCTCACTTTTTCGCGTTGCTCCCATAACTTACTATTGACCCCGATCTCACTTTTTCGCGTTGCTCCCGACAACGAAAGA
This window contains:
- a CDS encoding type II toxin-antitoxin system RelE/ParE family toxin, producing the protein MRSGFSSQLHPYILNKIWFFSCDRILKQAIYVPDFSTSQNRVAPNSWYYELLDAIASLKEFPNRCSIAPEAPAIGREIRQLWVGKRRKYRVLFVVSENTVAILHVRNSRQSDLGEESE
- a CDS encoding AIPR family protein, whose amino-acid sequence is MPKTWNIKIDNYFQANPNCIIATAHVDSFPTDLPLEPNIREPNRKSATYRQVFDSLTTEPEKFFSRHSGIVLSANIAKPVKNKTELELEILEANEGGSDGIINGGHTVLAFEQAKNYKYDLTQARVKVTIHIGLTEESAKDIALASNTTTPVDSRSKVNARGDYKFLKQYLAQLEQKEDRKFRIAYYQNQSGAPRNAQCNVTHLLKLLYCLDRNKYNPDGNQRTKHPAGMSLPSNITDAERERLTALLPLLSQALWIEQRLYEIIQDHISNPRRKGANDLASIDIRKTTLLPDSKYSFGFGAPTDLALPIIASYRVFLDKDYKWILPFNEFAEDFLQHLWNNYFRKYLVSEKTAGNTVGTKISRNQEIWESLYISAQSYLNHHLVKMVNSSKKEEESKVTQGTKGRVQAGKK
- a CDS encoding toxin-antitoxin system TumE family protein, whose translation is MLIEDYFQQIRLLIESSEIVKLFHVETEKRGIYEGFIRAKLEFKDNSLLHLREFVYVEISLDRKMYSYQYMNSENNLIFRYDNTEHHRKLNLTTFPHHKHDRSEDNIVKSDAPFLAEILKEIEKILG